Proteins encoded by one window of Rhodamnia argentea isolate NSW1041297 chromosome 6, ASM2092103v1, whole genome shotgun sequence:
- the LOC115748475 gene encoding transcription factor ORG2-like, protein MLFSSPSGWPLEDSTSHEQKSYMHGDAYTCYSPPLLHFPFLSPPTPYPQTELAVDPLDTPFAVANGEATMVKKLNHNASERDRRKKMNGVYSTLRSLLPATDQMQKLSIPTTVSRALKYIPELQQQVEKLTREKENLLSRTNATRDRDYCTKKGEGSLQNVAPSISTARLSESEVAVQICTPKVMAHQTVDFSEVLLTLDCHGFSLISSSTFESCGGTRTFYNLHVQVERSWGTECEALKEKLSALFDHRMRSDVDFLGQLGNQRV, encoded by the exons ATGTTGTTTTCTTCTCCAAGTGGCTGGCCCTTGGAGGATTCCACGAGCCATGAACAAAAGAGCTACATGCACGGAGATGCCTACACTTGCTATTCACCACCTCTTCTCCATTTTCCCTTCTTATCACCACCTACACCTTATCCTCAGACGGAGCTAGCGGTCGATCCTCTCGATACTCCATTTGCAGTGGCGAACGGCGAAGCGacgatggtcaagaaattgaaccACAATGCTAGCGAGCGTGATCGGCGGAAGAAGATGAATGGTGTGTACTCCACGCTCCGTTCGCTGCTTCCGGCCACTGATCAAATG CAAAAGTTAAGCATCCCAACAACGGTGTCCCGAGCGCTGAAATACATACCGGAACTGCAACAGCAAGTGGAGAAACTCACTCGAGAGAAGGAAAACCTGTTGTCAAGAACTAATGCTACCCGAGACAGAGATTATTGCACTAAGAAAGGAGAAGGCTCGCTTCAGAATGTGGCGCCATCTATCTCGACGGCTCGCTTGAGCGAGAGCGAAGTTGCAGTTCAGATATGCACCCCAAAGGTCATGGCTCATCAGACTGTCGATTTCTCTGAGGTCTTGCTTACCTTGGATTGCCATGGCTTTTCTCTGATAAGCTCTTCCACCTTCGAGTCGTGCGGCGGAACAAGAACCTTCTACAATCTACACGTCCAG GTTGAGAGAAGCTGGGGAACAGAGTGTGAGGCTTTGAAGGAGAAGCTATCAGCATTATTTGATCATCGGATGAGAAGCGATGTAGACTTCCTGGGGCAACTTGGGAACCAGAGAGTCTAA